The proteins below are encoded in one region of Saccopteryx leptura isolate mSacLep1 chromosome 1, mSacLep1_pri_phased_curated, whole genome shotgun sequence:
- the SLC22A12 gene encoding solute carrier family 22 member 12 isoform X1, which yields MAFAELLDQVGSLGRFQALQTAALLVPLMWIISQNLLENFSAAVPAHRCWVPLLDNSSAQASAPGALGPEALLAVSIPPGPNHGPHRCRRFRHPQWQLLEPNATAANWSEAATEPCTDGWVYDHSTFTSTIVSKWDLVCDSNALRPMIQSIFLAGILVGAVVCGPVSDRFGRRPVLTWCYLQIAVFGTATAFAPNLPTYCLFRFLAGMTIAGISMSSSTLMMEWTSAQAQTLMMTLNTLGFSVGMVLLAGVAYGVRNWVLLQLVFSVPFFLMFVYSWWLAESARWLITVGRLEQGLRELQMVAAVNGKKAVRDALTMEVLLSATQKELRVRQTPASLSTLLCTRILGLRTFVTSLCWFAFGFIFFGLTLDLQALHSDTFLLQALLGLLDIPARIATMMLLNRLGRRPIQVASLLLSGLSILANMLVPHEMPFLRAVLALLGIWCVVSSFTCTTIYSGELFPTPLRMTAVGLGHMVNRGGAILGPLVRLLDVYHPSLPLLLYGAVPVLSGLAALLLPETQGLPLPDTLQDVQNQAVKKAMHHTREPSVLKSTQF from the exons ATGGCCTTTGCTGAACTCCTGGACCAGGTGGGCAGCCTGGGTCGTTTCCAAGCTCTCCAGACAGCGGCGCTGCTGGTGCCCCTCATGTGGATCATCAGTCAGAACCTTCTGGAGAACTTCTCGGCCGCAGTGCCCGCGCACCGCTGCTGGGTGCCCCTCCTGGACAACAGCTCCGCCCAGGCCAGCGCCCCTGGCGCCCTGGGCCCCGAGGCCCTCCTGGCTGTGTCCATCCCACCAGGCCCCAACCATGGGCCCCACCGGTGTCGCCGCTTCCGCCACCCTCAGTGGCAGCTCCTGGAGCCCAACGCCACGGCCGCCAATTGGAGCGAGGCCGCCACGGAGCCATGCACGGACGGCTGGGTCTACGACCACAGCACCTTCACCTCCACCATTGTATCCAAG TGGGACCTGGTGTGCGACTCTAACGCCCTGAGGCCCATGATCCAGTCCATCTTCCTGGCCGGGATCCTGGTGGGGGCCGTCGTATGCGGCCCGGTCTCCGACAG GTTTGGGCGCAGGCCGGTGCTGACCTGGTGCTACCTTCAGATAGCTGTGTTCGGCACGGCGACCGCCTTTGCCCCCAACTTACCTACGTACTGCCTCTTCCGTTTCCTGGCGGGCATGACCATAGCGGGCATCTCGATGAGCAGCAGTACTCTCA TGATGGAGTGGACGTCTGCACAAGCCCAGACCTTGATGATGACCTTGAACACCCTGGGCTTCAGCGTCGGCATGGTCCTGCTGGCCGGAGTGGCCTACGGCGTGCGCAACTGGGTGCTGCTGCAGCTGGTGTTCTCTGTCCCCTTCTTCCTCATGTTTGTGTACTCCTG gTGGCTGGCAGAGTCGGCACGATGGCTCATCACTGTAGGCAGGCTGGAGCAGGGCCTGCGGGAGCTGCAGATGGTGGCTGCCGTCAACGGGAAGAAGGCAGTGCGGGACGCACTGACCATGGAG GTCCTGTTGTCAGCCACGCAGAAAGAGCTCAGGGTGCGTCAGACTCCTGCCAGCCTGAGTACCCTGCTTTGCACGCGTATACTGGGCCTCCGGACCTTTGTCACCTCTCTGTGCTG gtTTGCCTTTGGCTTTATCTTCTTTGGCCTGACCCTAGACCTGCAGGCCCTGCACAGCGACACCTTCTTGCTCCAGGCCCTCCTCGGGCTCCTGGACATCCCAGCCAGGATAGCCACCATGATGCTGCTGAACCGCCTAGGCCGCCGCCCCATACAGGTGGCATCCCTGTTGCTGTCGGGGCTCTCCATCCTGGCCAACATGCTGGTGCCCCACG AGATGCCATTCCTACGTGCAGTCCTGGCCTTGCTGGGCATCTGGTGTGTAGTCTCCTCCTTCACCTGCACCACTATCTACAGTGGTGAGCTCTTCCCCACCCCGCTCAG GATGACTGCAGTGGGCCTGGGTCACATGGTGAACCGAGGGGGAGCCATACTAGGGCCTCTGGTCCGGCTCCTGGATGTGTaccacccctccctgcccctgctgCTGTACGGGGCTGTGCCAGTGCTGAGCGGCCTGGCTGCCCTGCTGCTGCCCGAGACGCAGGGCCTGCCGCTGCCCGACACCCTCCAAGATGTGCAGAACCA GGCAGTCAAGAAGGCAATGCACCACACCCGGGAGCCCTCTGTCCTGAAATCCACGCAGTTTTAG
- the SLC22A12 gene encoding solute carrier family 22 member 12 isoform X3, producing MAFAELLDQVGSLGRFQALQTAALLVPLMWIISQNLLENFSAAVPAHRCWVPLLDNSSAQASAPGALGPEALLAVSIPPGPNHGPHRCRRFRHPQWQLLEPNATAANWSEAATEPCTDGWVYDHSTFTSTIVSKWDLVCDSNALRPMIQSIFLAGILVGAVVCGPVSDRFGRRPVLTWCYLQIAVFGTATAFAPNLPTYCLFRFLAGMTIAGISMSSSTLMMEWTSAQAQTLMMTLNTLGFSVGMVLLAGVAYGVRNWVLLQLVFSVPFFLMFVYSWWLAESARWLITVGRLEQGLRELQMVAAVNGKKAVRDALTMEVLLSATQKELRVRQTPASLSTLLCTRILGLRTFVTSLCWFAFGFIFFGLTLDLQALHSDTFLLQALLGLLDIPARIATMMLLNRLGRRPIQVASLLLSGLSILANMLVPHEMPFLRAVLALLGIWCVVSSFTCTTIYSGELFPTPLRAVKKAMHHTREPSVLKSTQF from the exons ATGGCCTTTGCTGAACTCCTGGACCAGGTGGGCAGCCTGGGTCGTTTCCAAGCTCTCCAGACAGCGGCGCTGCTGGTGCCCCTCATGTGGATCATCAGTCAGAACCTTCTGGAGAACTTCTCGGCCGCAGTGCCCGCGCACCGCTGCTGGGTGCCCCTCCTGGACAACAGCTCCGCCCAGGCCAGCGCCCCTGGCGCCCTGGGCCCCGAGGCCCTCCTGGCTGTGTCCATCCCACCAGGCCCCAACCATGGGCCCCACCGGTGTCGCCGCTTCCGCCACCCTCAGTGGCAGCTCCTGGAGCCCAACGCCACGGCCGCCAATTGGAGCGAGGCCGCCACGGAGCCATGCACGGACGGCTGGGTCTACGACCACAGCACCTTCACCTCCACCATTGTATCCAAG TGGGACCTGGTGTGCGACTCTAACGCCCTGAGGCCCATGATCCAGTCCATCTTCCTGGCCGGGATCCTGGTGGGGGCCGTCGTATGCGGCCCGGTCTCCGACAG GTTTGGGCGCAGGCCGGTGCTGACCTGGTGCTACCTTCAGATAGCTGTGTTCGGCACGGCGACCGCCTTTGCCCCCAACTTACCTACGTACTGCCTCTTCCGTTTCCTGGCGGGCATGACCATAGCGGGCATCTCGATGAGCAGCAGTACTCTCA TGATGGAGTGGACGTCTGCACAAGCCCAGACCTTGATGATGACCTTGAACACCCTGGGCTTCAGCGTCGGCATGGTCCTGCTGGCCGGAGTGGCCTACGGCGTGCGCAACTGGGTGCTGCTGCAGCTGGTGTTCTCTGTCCCCTTCTTCCTCATGTTTGTGTACTCCTG gTGGCTGGCAGAGTCGGCACGATGGCTCATCACTGTAGGCAGGCTGGAGCAGGGCCTGCGGGAGCTGCAGATGGTGGCTGCCGTCAACGGGAAGAAGGCAGTGCGGGACGCACTGACCATGGAG GTCCTGTTGTCAGCCACGCAGAAAGAGCTCAGGGTGCGTCAGACTCCTGCCAGCCTGAGTACCCTGCTTTGCACGCGTATACTGGGCCTCCGGACCTTTGTCACCTCTCTGTGCTG gtTTGCCTTTGGCTTTATCTTCTTTGGCCTGACCCTAGACCTGCAGGCCCTGCACAGCGACACCTTCTTGCTCCAGGCCCTCCTCGGGCTCCTGGACATCCCAGCCAGGATAGCCACCATGATGCTGCTGAACCGCCTAGGCCGCCGCCCCATACAGGTGGCATCCCTGTTGCTGTCGGGGCTCTCCATCCTGGCCAACATGCTGGTGCCCCACG AGATGCCATTCCTACGTGCAGTCCTGGCCTTGCTGGGCATCTGGTGTGTAGTCTCCTCCTTCACCTGCACCACTATCTACAGTGGTGAGCTCTTCCCCACCCCGCTCAG GGCAGTCAAGAAGGCAATGCACCACACCCGGGAGCCCTCTGTCCTGAAATCCACGCAGTTTTAG
- the SLC22A12 gene encoding solute carrier family 22 member 12 isoform X4: protein MEWTSAQAQTLMMTLNTLGFSVGMVLLAGVAYGVRNWVLLQLVFSVPFFLMFVYSWWLAESARWLITVGRLEQGLRELQMVAAVNGKKAVRDALTMEVLLSATQKELRVRQTPASLSTLLCTRILGLRTFVTSLCWFAFGFIFFGLTLDLQALHSDTFLLQALLGLLDIPARIATMMLLNRLGRRPIQVASLLLSGLSILANMLVPHEMPFLRAVLALLGIWCVVSSFTCTTIYSGELFPTPLRMTAVGLGHMVNRGGAILGPLVRLLDVYHPSLPLLLYGAVPVLSGLAALLLPETQGLPLPDTLQDVQNQAVKKAMHHTREPSVLKSTQF from the exons ATGGAGTGGACGTCTGCACAAGCCCAGACCTTGATGATGACCTTGAACACCCTGGGCTTCAGCGTCGGCATGGTCCTGCTGGCCGGAGTGGCCTACGGCGTGCGCAACTGGGTGCTGCTGCAGCTGGTGTTCTCTGTCCCCTTCTTCCTCATGTTTGTGTACTCCTG gTGGCTGGCAGAGTCGGCACGATGGCTCATCACTGTAGGCAGGCTGGAGCAGGGCCTGCGGGAGCTGCAGATGGTGGCTGCCGTCAACGGGAAGAAGGCAGTGCGGGACGCACTGACCATGGAG GTCCTGTTGTCAGCCACGCAGAAAGAGCTCAGGGTGCGTCAGACTCCTGCCAGCCTGAGTACCCTGCTTTGCACGCGTATACTGGGCCTCCGGACCTTTGTCACCTCTCTGTGCTG gtTTGCCTTTGGCTTTATCTTCTTTGGCCTGACCCTAGACCTGCAGGCCCTGCACAGCGACACCTTCTTGCTCCAGGCCCTCCTCGGGCTCCTGGACATCCCAGCCAGGATAGCCACCATGATGCTGCTGAACCGCCTAGGCCGCCGCCCCATACAGGTGGCATCCCTGTTGCTGTCGGGGCTCTCCATCCTGGCCAACATGCTGGTGCCCCACG AGATGCCATTCCTACGTGCAGTCCTGGCCTTGCTGGGCATCTGGTGTGTAGTCTCCTCCTTCACCTGCACCACTATCTACAGTGGTGAGCTCTTCCCCACCCCGCTCAG GATGACTGCAGTGGGCCTGGGTCACATGGTGAACCGAGGGGGAGCCATACTAGGGCCTCTGGTCCGGCTCCTGGATGTGTaccacccctccctgcccctgctgCTGTACGGGGCTGTGCCAGTGCTGAGCGGCCTGGCTGCCCTGCTGCTGCCCGAGACGCAGGGCCTGCCGCTGCCCGACACCCTCCAAGATGTGCAGAACCA GGCAGTCAAGAAGGCAATGCACCACACCCGGGAGCCCTCTGTCCTGAAATCCACGCAGTTTTAG
- the SLC22A12 gene encoding solute carrier family 22 member 12 isoform X2, whose protein sequence is MAFAELLDQVGSLGRFQALQTAALLVPLMWIISQNLLENFSAAVPAHRCWVPLLDNSSAQASAPGALGPEALLAVSIPPGPNHGPHRCRRFRHPQWQLLEPNATAANWSEAATEPCTDGWVYDHSTFTSTIVSKAGPAGLADSGLPDACVGASLLTPSSCAAESVMEWTSAQAQTLMMTLNTLGFSVGMVLLAGVAYGVRNWVLLQLVFSVPFFLMFVYSWWLAESARWLITVGRLEQGLRELQMVAAVNGKKAVRDALTMEVLLSATQKELRVRQTPASLSTLLCTRILGLRTFVTSLCWFAFGFIFFGLTLDLQALHSDTFLLQALLGLLDIPARIATMMLLNRLGRRPIQVASLLLSGLSILANMLVPHEMPFLRAVLALLGIWCVVSSFTCTTIYSGELFPTPLRMTAVGLGHMVNRGGAILGPLVRLLDVYHPSLPLLLYGAVPVLSGLAALLLPETQGLPLPDTLQDVQNQAVKKAMHHTREPSVLKSTQF, encoded by the exons ATGGCCTTTGCTGAACTCCTGGACCAGGTGGGCAGCCTGGGTCGTTTCCAAGCTCTCCAGACAGCGGCGCTGCTGGTGCCCCTCATGTGGATCATCAGTCAGAACCTTCTGGAGAACTTCTCGGCCGCAGTGCCCGCGCACCGCTGCTGGGTGCCCCTCCTGGACAACAGCTCCGCCCAGGCCAGCGCCCCTGGCGCCCTGGGCCCCGAGGCCCTCCTGGCTGTGTCCATCCCACCAGGCCCCAACCATGGGCCCCACCGGTGTCGCCGCTTCCGCCACCCTCAGTGGCAGCTCCTGGAGCCCAACGCCACGGCCGCCAATTGGAGCGAGGCCGCCACGGAGCCATGCACGGACGGCTGGGTCTACGACCACAGCACCTTCACCTCCACCATTGTATCCAAGG CAGGCCCCGCTGGCCTGGCTGACTCCGGGCTCCCAGATGCCTGCGTGGGAGCCTCCCTCCTGACACCCTCCAGCTGTGCTGCTGAGTCAG TGATGGAGTGGACGTCTGCACAAGCCCAGACCTTGATGATGACCTTGAACACCCTGGGCTTCAGCGTCGGCATGGTCCTGCTGGCCGGAGTGGCCTACGGCGTGCGCAACTGGGTGCTGCTGCAGCTGGTGTTCTCTGTCCCCTTCTTCCTCATGTTTGTGTACTCCTG gTGGCTGGCAGAGTCGGCACGATGGCTCATCACTGTAGGCAGGCTGGAGCAGGGCCTGCGGGAGCTGCAGATGGTGGCTGCCGTCAACGGGAAGAAGGCAGTGCGGGACGCACTGACCATGGAG GTCCTGTTGTCAGCCACGCAGAAAGAGCTCAGGGTGCGTCAGACTCCTGCCAGCCTGAGTACCCTGCTTTGCACGCGTATACTGGGCCTCCGGACCTTTGTCACCTCTCTGTGCTG gtTTGCCTTTGGCTTTATCTTCTTTGGCCTGACCCTAGACCTGCAGGCCCTGCACAGCGACACCTTCTTGCTCCAGGCCCTCCTCGGGCTCCTGGACATCCCAGCCAGGATAGCCACCATGATGCTGCTGAACCGCCTAGGCCGCCGCCCCATACAGGTGGCATCCCTGTTGCTGTCGGGGCTCTCCATCCTGGCCAACATGCTGGTGCCCCACG AGATGCCATTCCTACGTGCAGTCCTGGCCTTGCTGGGCATCTGGTGTGTAGTCTCCTCCTTCACCTGCACCACTATCTACAGTGGTGAGCTCTTCCCCACCCCGCTCAG GATGACTGCAGTGGGCCTGGGTCACATGGTGAACCGAGGGGGAGCCATACTAGGGCCTCTGGTCCGGCTCCTGGATGTGTaccacccctccctgcccctgctgCTGTACGGGGCTGTGCCAGTGCTGAGCGGCCTGGCTGCCCTGCTGCTGCCCGAGACGCAGGGCCTGCCGCTGCCCGACACCCTCCAAGATGTGCAGAACCA GGCAGTCAAGAAGGCAATGCACCACACCCGGGAGCCCTCTGTCCTGAAATCCACGCAGTTTTAG
- the SLC22A11 gene encoding solute carrier family 22 member 11 has product MGFTELLERAGGVGLFQTLQVITLLLPSVLVPSQMLLDNFSAATPGHRCWAHMLDNGSEAPRNLTPEALLVISIPLGPNHEPHQCRRFRHPQWQLLEPNTTAANWSEAATEPCLDGWVYDHSTFSSTIVAEWGLVCDHQGLKPLGQAIFMAGTLLGSFAWGLLSYWFGRKPMLSWCCLLVAVANTSAIFAPNFLVYCGLRFLSAFGLVGILLTSTTLLVEWTMTHRRAVTMTILGCTYCIGQMVLGGLAFALRDWRALHLATSTPFFVIFLICWWLPESARWLIITGKPEQALQELKKVARMNGRKEAKKTLTIEVLMSSMEEEVTSAKARQSLLDLFRTPLLRGRSCCMFIVNFSQMISYYGLVFDLQNLGRDIFLLQVLFGAVDFLGRASNNFLLRRFGRRVILASSQAMAGASILANMLVPQDSQTLRFVFAVLGKGCFGVYLTCCSVYKSELFPTSLRMTADGFLQSVGRLGAVMGPLIKMTGQVLPLLPPLSYGVIPIVASLVVVLFLPETRGLPLPDTIQDLENQRSAAARGNRREAAITESTWF; this is encoded by the exons ATGGGGTTCACGGAGCTCTTGGAGCGAGCTGGGGGCGTGGGTCTCTTCCAGACCCTGCAGGTCATCActctcctcctgccctctgtCCTTGTGCCCTCCCAAATGCTCCTGGACAACTTCTCGGCGGCCACCCCGGGCCACCGCTGCTGGGCCCACATGTTGGACAATGGCTCTGAGGCCCCCAGGAACCTCACACCCGAGGCCCTCCTGGTCATCTCCATCCCACTGGGCCCCAACCATGAGCCCCACCAGTGTCGCCGCTTCCGCCACCCTCAGTGGCAGCTCCTGGAGCCCAACACCACGGCCGCCAACTGGAGTGAGGCCGCCACGGAGCCGTGCCTGGATGGCTGGGTCTATGACCACAGCACCTTCTCCTCCACCATTGTGGCTGAG TGGGGCCTGGTGTGCGACCACCAGGGCTTGAAGCCCCTGGGCCAGGCCATCTTCATGGCCGGTACACTGCTGGGTTCCTTCGCCTGGGGCCTCCTCTCCTACTG GTTTGGGCGGAAGCCGATGCTGAGCTGGTGCTGTCTGCTTGTGGCCGTGGCCAACACGAGTGCCATCTTTGCCCCCAATTTCCTTGTCTATTGTGGCCTCCGATTTTTGAGCGCTTTTGGACTGGTCGGCATCCTCCTGACCTCGACGACGCTCT TGGTGGAATGGACCATGACCCACAGGAGGGCTGTCACCATGACGATTCTGGGATGTACCTACTGCATAGGCCAGATGGTCCTGGGTGGTCTGGCCTTCGCCCTACGGGACTGGCGAGCCCTCCATCTGGCTACGTCGACGCCCTTCTTTGTCATCTTCCTGATATGCTG GTGGCTGCCGGAGTCTGCACGCTGGCTCATTATTACTGGCAAACCAGAACAAGCACTTCAGGAACTCAAAAAGGTGGCCAGGATGAATGGCCGCAAGGAAGCCAAGAAGACACTGACCATAGAG GTGCTGATGTCCAGCATGGAGGAGGAGGTGACCTCTGCGAAGGCCCGCCAGTCACTGCTGGACCTGTTCCGCACGCCCCTTCTCCGCGGGAGAAGCTGCTGCATGTTCATCGTGAA CTTCTCCCAAATGATCTCCTACTATGGGCTGGTCTTCGACCTGCAGAACCTGGGGAGGGACATCTTCCTCCTCCAGGTCCTCTTCGGCGCCGTGGACTTCCTGGGCCGGGCCTCCAACAACTTCCTGCTCCGGCGCTTCGGCCGCCGCGTGATTCTGGCCAGCTCCCAAGCGATGGCTGGCGCCTCCATCCTGGCCAACATGCTGGTCCCACAAG ACTCACAGACCCTGCGCTTCGTCTTTGCTGTGCTGGGAAAGGGATGCTTTGGTGTATACTTAACCTGCTGCTCTGTCTACAAGTCTGAACTCTTCCCCACCTCGCTGCG GATGACGGCAGATGGTTTCCTGCAGTCAGTAGGTCGGCTGGGGGCTGTGATGGGCCCCCTGATCAAGATGACCGGCCAGGTCCTGCCCCTGCTGCCCCCCCTCTCCTACGGTGTCATCCCCATCGTTGCCAGTCTTGTTGTTGTGCTCTTCCTCCCGGAGACGCGGGGACTTCCACTGCCTGACACCATCCAGGACCTGGAGAACCAG AGATCAGCAGCTGCCAGGGGCAACCGGCGAGAGGCGGCCATTACAGAAAGCACCTGGTTCTAG